A single window of Psychrobacter raelei DNA harbors:
- the obgE gene encoding GTPase ObgE gives MRFIDEAIVTVKAGDGGNGIVSFRREKYVPRGGPDGGDGGKGGDVFVVADDNTNTLVDYRYTRRYDAGRGENGHSKNCSGKGADNIYLRVPIGTTIVNNETGEVIGDLTEIGQELLIAKGGDGGLGNTHFKSSTNQAPRKATSGFEGELKELKFELKVVADVGLIGLPNAGKSTFIRQVSSAKPKVADYPFTTLVPNLGVVDVGVHRSFVMADIPGLIEGASEGAGLGIRFLKHVARTRRLLHILDIKPIDGSDPVENGRVILNELERFSPELANLPQILILNKIDQVPDADELNELCLHIVAELGWTGAVFRTSTLTGAGVDDVKYHLMNEIEREQEREEEDPMFAQAQKERFERLEAEVRLNTEEQKEAYRAARRAAREAAFNNELDDDDDDGVEVVYAP, from the coding sequence ATGCGATTTATTGATGAAGCAATTGTTACTGTCAAAGCAGGGGATGGTGGTAACGGCATTGTGAGCTTTCGCCGGGAGAAATATGTACCCCGCGGCGGGCCAGATGGCGGTGACGGCGGTAAAGGCGGCGACGTATTTGTTGTGGCCGATGATAACACCAATACCTTAGTAGATTATCGTTACACCCGCCGCTATGATGCAGGCCGTGGTGAAAATGGTCACAGCAAAAACTGCTCTGGTAAGGGGGCGGATAATATCTATCTGCGGGTGCCTATTGGTACCACCATTGTGAATAATGAGACCGGTGAGGTGATCGGTGACTTAACAGAAATCGGTCAAGAGCTGCTAATTGCTAAAGGCGGTGATGGCGGTCTGGGTAACACCCATTTTAAAAGCTCAACCAACCAAGCACCTCGTAAGGCCACCTCTGGCTTCGAGGGTGAGCTAAAAGAGCTAAAGTTTGAGCTAAAAGTTGTGGCAGATGTCGGCCTAATTGGCCTACCCAACGCTGGTAAATCTACTTTTATCCGTCAAGTCTCCTCAGCCAAGCCAAAAGTAGCCGATTATCCCTTTACCACCTTAGTACCGAACTTAGGGGTGGTGGATGTGGGTGTGCACCGCTCATTTGTGATGGCGGACATTCCAGGTCTTATTGAGGGTGCCTCAGAAGGGGCCGGCTTAGGAATTCGCTTCTTAAAGCATGTGGCACGTACCCGCCGCTTACTGCACATTTTAGATATCAAGCCCATTGATGGTAGTGACCCGGTTGAGAATGGTAGAGTTATTCTTAATGAGCTTGAGCGCTTCTCACCTGAGCTTGCTAACTTACCGCAAATCTTGATTTTGAATAAGATCGATCAGGTACCGGACGCAGATGAGTTAAATGAGCTGTGTCTGCATATTGTCGCTGAACTTGGTTGGACAGGCGCGGTATTTAGAACCTCTACCTTAACCGGTGCAGGCGTCGATGATGTCAAATATCACTTAATGAATGAAATTGAGCGTGAGCAAGAGCGTGAAGAAGAAGATCCGATGTTTGCTCAAGCCCAAAAAGAGAGATTTGAGCGTCTAGAAGCGGAAGTTCGCCTCAACACAGAAGAACAAAAAGAGGCTTATCGAGCTGCGCGTCGTGCAGCGCGTGAAGCGGCCTTTAATAATGAGCTAGATGACGATGATGATGATGGCGTGGAAGTGGTATACGCGCCTTAA
- the spxB gene encoding pyruvate oxidase: MNKILSADAMMKVLNDWGIKRVYGLPGGSLDSTMNAIYNWRDKIKYIGVRHEEVGGLAAVAEAKWTGKIAVMLGSAGPGAAHLLNPLHDAALDHIPVLAIVGQVPSDKMNTDYFQEMPENPMFASSAVYNRTVMTPEQLPEVIDTAIRKAYELKGPAVIVIPKDFGWVEIEDNYVSSAQKYSTPQWQLPANEEDVEKVLDLLEQSSRPIVYFGRGAQGAADELRELAALLKLPMVSSYLAKGILEGDEEFYMLSTGRVATKPGVDVARAADFVLFTGTNFEFPMFSEEATFVDVNLNPSVIGARHQTKLGILADVPTFLRQLLNAAKKRYGKDGANYASARARQQDSDYQAWYAAAVEDKKQWDAWLAKRAERNTNPVGFESVYKVINKMAAKDALFGVDVGNVNIAVARLLSLGGGRRQVTSPLYATMGFGMPAAIAAALEYPDREVWSLSGDGGLAMVVPDLITQAEHELPIMNLVFTNESLGYIEAEQDDTHQPHSGIKLQNVDFAKVAEGFQVTGFTVHKAEELESVLQQAQQVTRSGKPVLVDIKITNERLLPVEQFPHRRSGEPDVIADFDKFVEHFEAEALEPFGEILDRHGVTSF, translated from the coding sequence ATGAATAAAATACTAAGTGCGGATGCTATGATGAAGGTATTGAACGATTGGGGAATTAAGCGGGTATATGGCTTACCTGGCGGCTCTCTTGACTCAACCATGAATGCCATTTATAACTGGCGAGATAAGATTAAATATATCGGTGTTCGTCACGAAGAGGTCGGTGGTCTGGCCGCGGTGGCTGAGGCAAAGTGGACCGGTAAAATTGCGGTTATGCTAGGCTCTGCAGGCCCAGGTGCTGCCCATTTATTAAATCCGCTGCATGATGCCGCTTTGGATCATATTCCAGTATTGGCCATTGTCGGTCAGGTACCAAGTGATAAGATGAATACCGACTACTTCCAAGAGATGCCCGAAAACCCAATGTTTGCAAGTTCTGCTGTCTATAACCGTACGGTAATGACACCCGAACAGCTACCAGAAGTCATCGACACTGCCATTCGCAAAGCTTATGAGCTCAAAGGTCCGGCAGTGATTGTTATTCCTAAAGATTTTGGCTGGGTGGAGATTGAGGATAATTACGTCTCTTCTGCCCAAAAATACAGCACGCCGCAGTGGCAACTGCCTGCCAATGAGGAGGATGTCGAAAAGGTATTGGATTTACTTGAGCAGTCAAGTCGCCCTATTGTCTATTTTGGCCGCGGCGCGCAGGGTGCCGCCGATGAGCTGCGTGAGCTTGCTGCTTTATTGAAACTGCCGATGGTATCTAGTTATTTAGCCAAAGGCATCTTAGAGGGTGACGAAGAGTTTTATATGCTCTCTACTGGACGCGTGGCGACTAAGCCTGGCGTCGATGTCGCCCGTGCTGCAGACTTTGTGCTCTTTACTGGTACCAATTTTGAATTCCCCATGTTCTCAGAGGAGGCAACCTTTGTGGATGTCAACCTCAACCCTTCTGTCATTGGCGCCAGACACCAGACTAAGCTTGGTATCTTAGCCGACGTCCCGACATTTTTGCGTCAATTGCTTAACGCCGCAAAAAAACGTTATGGCAAAGACGGCGCAAACTATGCGTCTGCCCGAGCCCGTCAGCAAGATAGTGATTATCAGGCTTGGTACGCCGCGGCAGTAGAAGACAAAAAACAATGGGATGCATGGCTTGCAAAACGTGCTGAGCGCAACACCAATCCTGTTGGCTTTGAAAGCGTATACAAAGTCATTAACAAAATGGCGGCGAAAGATGCACTGTTTGGTGTGGATGTGGGTAATGTTAATATTGCCGTTGCTCGTCTACTCAGCTTAGGTGGCGGACGTCGTCAGGTGACTTCCCCGCTGTATGCCACCATGGGCTTTGGTATGCCAGCCGCCATTGCAGCAGCGCTAGAGTACCCTGATCGTGAGGTCTGGAGCTTATCAGGAGATGGCGGCTTGGCGATGGTGGTACCCGATTTAATCACCCAAGCAGAGCATGAGCTACCCATTATGAACTTGGTATTTACCAATGAGTCTTTAGGATATATCGAGGCAGAACAAGATGATACCCATCAGCCGCATTCGGGTATTAAACTACAAAATGTTGACTTTGCAAAAGTCGCAGAAGGCTTCCAAGTGACTGGCTTTACCGTACACAAAGCTGAAGAGCTTGAATCTGTGTTACAACAAGCTCAGCAAGTCACCCGCAGCGGCAAACCGGTACTGGTAGATATAAAAATCACCAATGAGCGATTACTGCCTGTTGAACAGTTCCCGCACCGCCGCTCTGGTGAGCCAGATGTGATTGCTGATTTTGATAAATTTGTTGAGCATTTTGAAGCAGAAGCACTTGAGCCATTTGGTGAGATATTAGATCGTCATGGCGTAACAAGCTTTTAG
- a CDS encoding thiamine pyrophosphate-binding protein — protein MSSNQLTVRDVVIQVLRDLGVKTVFGNPGSTELAFLGDWPEDFEYVLGLQEASAVGMADGMARATGRPTFVNVHSAAGLGNSLGNLFTAYKNQVPMVVMAGQQGRSLLSSEAYLAQASLSLMLSGP, from the coding sequence ATGTCATCTAATCAATTAACAGTTCGAGATGTTGTTATTCAGGTATTACGTGATTTAGGGGTTAAGACGGTATTTGGTAACCCTGGATCAACAGAACTTGCCTTTTTGGGCGATTGGCCAGAAGATTTTGAATATGTGCTGGGTCTGCAAGAAGCGTCCGCCGTTGGTATGGCTGATGGTATGGCACGGGCCACAGGTCGTCCGACATTCGTTAACGTGCATTCAGCCGCAGGTCTTGGTAATAGTTTAGGTAACTTATTTACCGCCTATAAAAACCAAGTGCCTATGGTGGTGATGGCAGGGCAACAAGGCCGCTCATTATTATCATCAGAAGCGTATCTTGCTCAAGCTTCCCTAAGCCTTATGTTAAGTGGTCCGTAG
- a CDS encoding glyceraldehyde-3-phosphate dehydrogenase translates to MTIVSNANTRRELHQVHLATYQQQQTQAYELAQQLHNLYINKDVKVNLFGETLNGLSTADLLTKVQQTATRNDGTALSIDDIVTTVKEVADSQDITTAVVDAGQLVKNKVSVADAFAKADKSTPAASEATDVVLYGFGRIGRILTRLLLEEAATDKGLQLKAFVVRPGKEGDLAKRASLLERDSVHGTFAGSVVVDEANQGLIVNGRFVQVIYANDPSEIDYTSYGINDAIVIDNTGIWKDEAGLGKHLQAKGVKKVLLTAPSKGDIKNVVYGVNNNTIGDDTIVSAASCTTNAITPSLKVLNDEYGIVNGHVETIHAFTNDQNLIDNYHKADRRGRSAVLNMVITSTGAAKAVGKALPELNGKLTGNAIRVPTPNVSMAILNLNLEKAPESAEALNAFFKQVSQSDAWQSQIAYTDSTEAVSSDFVGTKQVGIVDAQATIVTDNHATVYIWYDNEVGYSTQVLRVAAQMAGVHYTNISA, encoded by the coding sequence ATGACTATTGTGAGTAATGCTAATACGCGCCGTGAGTTACACCAAGTTCATTTAGCCACCTACCAACAACAACAAACTCAAGCTTATGAGCTGGCCCAACAATTACATAACCTTTATATTAATAAAGATGTAAAAGTTAATTTATTTGGTGAAACACTTAACGGTTTATCAACAGCGGACTTATTAACTAAAGTTCAACAGACCGCTACCCGCAATGACGGTACTGCGCTTAGTATTGATGACATCGTTACTACTGTAAAAGAAGTGGCAGACAGTCAAGACATTACGACGGCAGTAGTTGATGCTGGTCAATTGGTAAAAAATAAAGTCAGTGTGGCCGATGCCTTTGCAAAAGCGGACAAATCGACCCCTGCTGCCAGTGAAGCTACTGACGTTGTGTTATATGGCTTTGGCCGTATTGGTCGTATCCTAACTCGCTTATTGCTTGAAGAGGCCGCCACTGATAAAGGCTTACAGCTAAAAGCTTTCGTTGTACGTCCTGGCAAAGAGGGTGACTTAGCGAAGCGTGCGTCATTACTTGAGCGCGACTCAGTACATGGCACTTTCGCAGGCTCAGTGGTAGTAGATGAAGCCAACCAAGGCCTTATCGTCAATGGCCGTTTTGTACAGGTTATCTATGCCAATGATCCAAGCGAAATTGATTACACCAGCTATGGTATCAATGACGCTATCGTAATTGACAACACCGGTATCTGGAAAGATGAAGCAGGTCTTGGTAAGCATCTTCAGGCCAAAGGCGTGAAAAAAGTATTGCTAACGGCCCCTTCAAAAGGCGATATCAAAAACGTCGTCTATGGTGTGAACAACAACACGATTGGCGATGACACTATCGTCAGTGCCGCCAGTTGTACCACCAACGCGATTACCCCATCACTAAAAGTACTTAACGATGAGTATGGTATCGTAAATGGTCACGTAGAAACTATCCACGCCTTTACTAATGATCAAAACCTAATTGATAACTACCACAAAGCCGATCGCCGTGGCCGCAGTGCGGTATTAAACATGGTTATCACCAGTACAGGTGCGGCTAAGGCAGTAGGTAAAGCACTACCTGAGTTAAACGGTAAGCTGACAGGTAATGCTATTCGTGTACCAACGCCAAACGTAAGTATGGCTATTTTAAACCTAAACTTAGAAAAAGCACCAGAGAGCGCTGAAGCATTAAATGCTTTCTTCAAGCAAGTTTCTCAAAGCGATGCTTGGCAGTCTCAAATTGCTTATACCGACTCAACTGAAGCCGTGTCTTCAGATTTTGTGGGCACCAAGCAAGTGGGTATTGTTGATGCGCAAGCCACTATCGTGACCGACAACCATGCCACAGTATATATCTGGTATGACAACGAAGTAGGCTACAGCACTCAAGTACTAAGAGTAGCCGCACAGATGGCAGGCGTGCATTACACCAACATCAGCGCTTAA
- a CDS encoding NUDIX domain-containing protein: MSTASGERMKYIDVAVAVIHYQEKYLLGYRGSHQHQGDRYEFVGGKIEASEQPKQALIREVYEEIGLDITSDGCINPLGVLRHEYLDISDTDRSKTVCLHVFRVQLSPDQFAVFRDKTQGCEGQRLHWVSKQRLLDNQYVLPEANQSILQWLRLDDVICITNQLSFNDTQGLDAVTEQSLVQWLEYHHQSLPQSATVYVRLASSSLKQQGRVVLKLCARRTDLNVIIQQPLADYLSQTNKLPVQVIAQHLTQAMLEHQLQQLQHGKNTSISQLSLPITVSCHSQYQIQAVNILAQYQLNHKLAPVIGAYLSPVQPTQTHPEQPCLGWEQFAILAEHCEVPVIALGGLAPQDLATVRRNNGDKVAGIRQFLTQEHQKI; encoded by the coding sequence GTGTCAACAGCATCCGGAGAGCGCATGAAGTATATCGATGTGGCCGTGGCCGTCATCCATTATCAAGAAAAGTATTTGCTGGGCTATCGCGGCAGCCATCAGCACCAAGGGGATCGCTATGAATTTGTGGGGGGTAAAATAGAAGCCAGTGAGCAACCTAAGCAAGCACTGATACGTGAGGTGTATGAAGAGATTGGTCTTGATATTACAAGCGATGGCTGTATCAATCCGCTTGGGGTACTGCGTCATGAGTATCTGGATATATCAGATACTGATCGTTCAAAAACGGTATGCCTGCATGTGTTTCGAGTACAGCTTAGCCCTGATCAATTCGCTGTCTTTAGGGACAAAACACAAGGCTGTGAGGGACAGCGCTTGCACTGGGTCAGTAAACAACGTCTACTGGACAATCAGTATGTGCTACCTGAAGCCAATCAAAGTATCTTGCAGTGGTTACGCCTAGATGATGTGATCTGTATTACCAATCAGTTGTCCTTTAATGACACCCAAGGGTTAGATGCAGTCACCGAACAAAGCCTAGTACAGTGGCTTGAGTATCACCATCAAAGCCTACCGCAGTCAGCGACGGTCTATGTGCGTTTGGCGTCCAGCAGCTTAAAGCAGCAGGGACGTGTTGTACTTAAGCTGTGTGCTAGGCGTACAGACTTAAACGTAATCATCCAGCAGCCTTTAGCAGATTATCTATCACAGACCAATAAGCTGCCTGTGCAAGTTATCGCCCAGCACCTAACACAAGCCATGCTAGAGCACCAACTACAGCAACTACAGCACGGCAAAAACACCTCGATATCACAGCTAAGCTTACCCATCACCGTAAGCTGTCACAGTCAGTATCAGATACAGGCAGTCAATATACTGGCGCAATATCAGCTCAATCATAAGCTGGCGCCTGTGATTGGTGCGTATTTATCTCCTGTTCAGCCCACACAGACCCACCCAGAGCAACCCTGTTTGGGCTGGGAGCAGTTTGCAATATTGGCTGAGCACTGTGAAGTACCTGTGATTGCTCTAGGCGGACTGGCGCCCCAAGATTTGGCGACAGTAAGGCGCAATAATGGAGATAAAGTAGCAGGAATACGCCAATTTTTAACGCAAGAACACCAAAAGATTTAA
- the proB gene encoding glutamate 5-kinase — MSAKKKPKNLHTVKPSIPKPTALDDDRFATEDRSFDLQRIIVKIGSSLLTNNGKGLDRTAIYEWASQIAKLHNQGKEVILVSSGAVAEGLVRMGLDERPKKLEALQACAAIGQMGLIETWSSALIQSGVRSAQILLTHDDLSNRQRYLNTANTLDKLLSWRVIPVINENDTITVDEIKFGDNDTLGAMAAAMVSADLYIILTDQDGVFTDNPRENPDAKMIRQERAMADYLFDIAGEGGKLGSGGMLTKIRAGRLAAMGGCPTVIANGSIDKVITRVVEGESVGTLLKTNQADKIIARKQWLAAHLRMAGTLYIDAGAVHAITVQGKSLLPVGVVDIQGDFDEGDVVAVVDETTKERIAVGQVNFSSEDAQRVARNRTHNFDKILGGSEERVVMIHRDDMAILNK, encoded by the coding sequence ATGAGTGCTAAGAAGAAACCGAAAAATTTACACACCGTAAAGCCAAGTATCCCTAAGCCCACCGCTTTAGATGACGACCGGTTTGCTACAGAAGATCGATCATTTGATTTGCAGCGGATTATTGTAAAAATTGGCTCTTCACTGCTTACCAATAATGGTAAAGGACTTGACCGCACCGCCATTTATGAGTGGGCCAGTCAAATTGCCAAGCTACACAATCAAGGCAAAGAGGTAATTTTGGTTTCCTCGGGTGCTGTGGCAGAAGGTTTGGTAAGAATGGGTCTTGATGAGCGTCCCAAAAAGCTTGAGGCGCTACAAGCATGTGCTGCTATTGGTCAAATGGGGCTGATTGAAACTTGGTCTTCAGCCTTGATTCAAAGTGGGGTACGTAGTGCTCAAATTCTATTGACCCATGATGATTTATCCAACCGGCAGCGTTATCTAAATACCGCCAATACTTTAGATAAGCTGCTGTCTTGGCGAGTGATCCCTGTTATTAACGAAAATGACACCATTACTGTCGATGAAATTAAGTTTGGTGATAATGATACCCTAGGCGCTATGGCAGCGGCTATGGTCAGCGCCGATTTGTACATCATCTTAACCGATCAAGATGGGGTGTTTACCGATAATCCACGCGAAAATCCCGATGCCAAAATGATTCGTCAAGAGCGAGCAATGGCAGATTACTTGTTTGACATTGCAGGAGAGGGCGGCAAACTCGGTAGTGGTGGTATGCTCACCAAAATTCGGGCGGGTCGATTGGCTGCGATGGGCGGTTGCCCGACTGTGATTGCCAATGGCAGTATCGATAAAGTCATTACCCGAGTGGTTGAGGGTGAGTCGGTGGGCACTTTATTAAAAACCAATCAGGCTGATAAGATTATTGCCCGTAAGCAGTGGCTTGCTGCGCATTTGCGTATGGCAGGCACGTTGTATATCGATGCCGGTGCGGTACATGCCATTACCGTACAAGGCAAGAGCTTATTGCCTGTAGGCGTGGTAGATATCCAAGGCGACTTTGATGAAGGCGACGTGGTGGCTGTGGTGGATGAGACGACCAAAGAGCGTATTGCCGTGGGTCAAGTCAACTTCTCCTCAGAGGATGCGCAGCGTGTGGCGCGTAATAGAACCCATAACTTTGATAAAATATTAGGGGGTTCAGAGGAGCGCGTGGTTATGATTCATCGCGATGACATGGCCATATTAAATAAATAG
- a CDS encoding lipocalin family protein has product MKALLKHTGIALALLVPLAAYSTFSHAETGNMVTPATAATTPHSVPSVDLNKYAGQWYEIARLPMYFQRNCASDVTATYNLNQTDAGKIESVDVINQCKKADGSMMSATGIAKPANESGSQLKVTFLPSWLRWLPVGKADYWVLALDADYKSALVGTPDNKYLWILSRTPTLSQSTYDKYVNTAKIQGYDVSKLEITSHSGAAQTVTQ; this is encoded by the coding sequence ATGAAGGCGTTACTCAAGCATACAGGTATAGCTTTGGCATTGTTGGTTCCCTTAGCGGCCTATTCTACGTTTTCACATGCCGAAACAGGCAATATGGTCACGCCAGCGACGGCCGCGACCACCCCGCACTCTGTGCCCAGTGTTGATTTAAATAAATACGCAGGTCAGTGGTATGAGATCGCACGCCTGCCTATGTATTTTCAGCGCAACTGTGCCTCAGATGTGACCGCCACTTATAATCTTAATCAAACAGACGCTGGCAAGATTGAGTCTGTGGATGTGATTAATCAGTGTAAAAAAGCAGATGGCTCAATGATGAGTGCTACGGGAATTGCTAAGCCAGCCAATGAATCCGGTAGCCAGCTCAAGGTGACTTTTTTACCCAGCTGGCTTAGATGGCTGCCGGTGGGTAAAGCGGATTATTGGGTATTAGCACTTGATGCAGATTATAAGAGTGCGTTAGTGGGCACGCCAGATAATAAGTATCTGTGGATCTTGTCACGTACACCCACCTTATCGCAAAGCACTTATGATAAGTATGTAAATACGGCAAAAATCCAAGGCTATGATGTTAGTAAACTTGAAATTACCTCACACAGTGGAGCGGCACAAACGGTAACACAGTAG
- the hemE gene encoding uroporphyrinogen decarboxylase: MSIMNSDSVENTHNFAPLKNDRLLKALRFEPIDTTPVWMMRQAGRYLPEYKATRAEAGDFMSLCKDTARATEVTMQPLRRYELDAAILFSDILTIPDAMGLGLYFETGEGPKFKRTLRTEADFNQLEAFNAADSLSYVMDAVTSIRKELNGKVPLFGFSGSAWTLATYMIEGGSSKDYRYTKGLLYSKPEFLHQILDHITTAIIDYLDAQIVAGAQIVQLFDSWGGALAHRQFAEFSHKYNKRVVAELKQRHPEVPVVVFTKGGGLWLDVQMDSEADCLGLDWSMPLDKARAILATGKRKIAVQGNLDPATLYGSPELIRQSVNAMLDDAYAGGEKTGYIANLGHGITQWVDPKNAGVFVDAVHEYKL; this comes from the coding sequence ATGTCTATAATGAATTCTGATTCTGTTGAAAATACTCACAATTTTGCTCCTTTAAAAAACGATCGCTTATTAAAAGCTTTACGCTTTGAGCCCATCGACACCACGCCAGTATGGATGATGCGCCAAGCGGGTCGTTATTTACCTGAGTATAAAGCCACGCGAGCGGAAGCCGGCGACTTCATGAGCTTGTGCAAAGACACAGCGCGTGCCACAGAAGTCACCATGCAGCCTTTAAGACGTTATGAGTTAGATGCCGCCATTTTGTTCAGCGATATCTTGACCATTCCTGATGCTATGGGTCTAGGTTTATATTTTGAAACAGGTGAGGGACCGAAGTTTAAGCGCACGTTACGCACAGAGGCCGACTTTAATCAGTTAGAAGCCTTTAATGCAGCAGACTCACTAAGCTATGTTATGGATGCGGTAACCAGTATTCGTAAAGAGCTTAATGGCAAAGTGCCTTTGTTTGGTTTTTCAGGCAGTGCTTGGACCTTGGCCACTTACATGATTGAAGGCGGCAGCTCTAAAGATTATCGCTATACCAAAGGCTTGCTGTACAGCAAACCTGAATTTTTGCATCAAATTCTAGACCATATCACCACAGCGATTATCGATTATTTAGACGCCCAAATTGTGGCTGGTGCCCAAATTGTTCAGCTATTCGATAGCTGGGGTGGTGCGCTTGCACACCGTCAATTTGCTGAGTTCTCACATAAGTATAATAAGCGTGTGGTGGCCGAGCTAAAACAGCGTCATCCTGAAGTGCCTGTGGTGGTCTTCACCAAGGGCGGCGGCTTATGGCTTGATGTTCAGATGGACAGCGAAGCGGACTGCTTGGGCTTAGATTGGAGTATGCCACTAGATAAAGCCCGTGCTATTTTAGCTACTGGCAAACGCAAGATTGCTGTCCAAGGTAACCTAGATCCGGCCACTTTATACGGTTCACCTGAGTTAATCAGACAGTCAGTCAATGCCATGCTAGATGATGCCTATGCCGGTGGTGAGAAGACAGGCTATATTGCGAACTTAGGCCATGGCATTACTCAGTGGGTAGACCCAAAAAATGCAGGGGTCTTTGTGGATGCCGTGCATGAGTACAAGCTGTAA
- the argC gene encoding N-acetyl-gamma-glutamyl-phosphate reductase: protein MLQIAIVGGTGYTGVELIRLLSSHPKVNIKWLTSRSEAGKPVASIFPSLRGISELTYSDLGEDTLSALTQCDVVFFATPHGVAMQQAEALVAAGVKVIDLAADFRLQSLQDFEHWYKHKHACPDLLKQAAYGLPEINREAIKSASVIGNPGCYPTTAILGLKPVIEAQNLASDALIEPRIIIDAKSGVSGAGRQAKLSLNYAETTDNFSAYGVAGHRHLPEIEQGVHVLLQSKFTQNIRFVPHLVPMIRGMFSTIHLGLTEAGCQLDLQAIYEQAYKDEPFIDVLPAGEFPDTRSVRASNRLRIAVHQNNSNKEATILVVQDNLVKGAAGQAVQCMNVMFGFEESLGLNHVPVVP from the coding sequence ATGTTACAAATAGCCATAGTGGGAGGTACCGGATATACCGGCGTTGAGCTTATTAGATTGTTATCTTCGCACCCGAAAGTGAACATCAAATGGTTAACTTCACGATCAGAGGCCGGAAAACCTGTGGCAAGCATTTTTCCAAGCTTAAGAGGCATCTCTGAGCTCACCTACAGTGATTTGGGTGAAGATACGTTATCTGCACTGACACAATGTGATGTGGTGTTTTTTGCTACCCCCCATGGTGTGGCTATGCAGCAAGCTGAAGCTCTAGTAGCGGCTGGGGTCAAAGTGATTGACTTGGCAGCTGACTTTAGGTTGCAGTCGTTACAAGACTTCGAGCACTGGTACAAGCATAAGCATGCTTGCCCAGATTTGCTCAAGCAGGCGGCTTATGGTTTGCCTGAAATTAACCGTGAAGCGATCAAGTCTGCCAGTGTGATTGGCAACCCTGGCTGTTACCCAACCACAGCTATTTTGGGTCTAAAGCCAGTTATCGAGGCCCAAAACTTAGCGAGTGACGCTTTAATTGAGCCGCGCATTATTATTGATGCCAAATCGGGGGTATCAGGGGCTGGCCGTCAAGCCAAGCTGTCACTAAATTATGCAGAAACCACAGATAACTTTAGTGCCTATGGCGTAGCAGGGCATCGTCATTTGCCAGAGATTGAGCAGGGCGTGCATGTGTTATTACAAAGCAAGTTCACCCAAAATATTCGATTTGTACCGCATCTGGTGCCTATGATTCGTGGTATGTTTAGTACAATTCATCTGGGATTAACCGAGGCCGGCTGTCAGCTTGATTTGCAAGCAATTTATGAGCAGGCCTATAAAGATGAGCCCTTTATCGATGTGTTGCCGGCGGGTGAATTTCCCGATACCCGTAGCGTAAGAGCCAGTAACCGTCTACGTATCGCCGTACATCAAAACAACAGTAACAAAGAAGCCACAATTTTAGTGGTACAAGATAACTTGGTCAAAGGTGCAGCAGGACAAGCAGTTCAGTGTATGAACGTGATGTTTGGCTTCGAGGAGTCGTTAGGACTTAATCATGTGCCCGTCGTGCCTTAG
- the hemP gene encoding hemin uptake protein HemP, whose amino-acid sequence MATIISRALRLRDNQLPMLQSEHLFALTKEVRIQHEGEEYRLRLTRNNRLILTK is encoded by the coding sequence ATGGCTACTATTATCTCTCGTGCACTACGCCTTCGTGACAACCAGCTGCCTATGCTGCAATCAGAGCATCTATTTGCACTCACCAAAGAGGTGCGAATTCAACATGAGGGTGAAGAATACCGTTTACGACTTACCCGCAATAATCGGTTGATTTTGACCAAATAA
- the clpS gene encoding ATP-dependent Clp protease adapter ClpS, translating into MKQNKTFMVVSHKGGSADWHHPATLPIARPLKLIDEHTEEEGEVEVLVAEPEITEPPMYAVVMYNDDYTPMEFVVYVLQSEFRHNMDKAVEIMLNIHNQGRGIAGIYPKDIAETKAKKVNQTARKEGYPLLTQIEPHQSS; encoded by the coding sequence ATGAAACAAAATAAGACGTTTATGGTCGTAAGTCATAAGGGTGGGTCAGCAGACTGGCATCACCCAGCAACGCTGCCAATTGCTCGTCCTTTGAAGCTTATCGATGAGCATACAGAAGAAGAGGGTGAAGTTGAGGTTTTGGTAGCAGAACCTGAGATTACTGAGCCGCCCATGTATGCGGTAGTCATGTATAACGATGACTATACGCCTATGGAATTTGTGGTGTATGTGTTGCAGTCTGAATTTCGCCATAATATGGACAAAGCGGTTGAGATTATGCTCAATATCCACAATCAAGGCCGTGGTATTGCCGGTATTTATCCAAAAGATATTGCAGAGACTAAAGCCAAAAAGGTCAACCAGACCGCTCGAAAAGAAGGCTACCCTTTGTTAACTCAGATTGAACCACATCAAAGCAGCTAA